In Neisseria dentiae, one DNA window encodes the following:
- a CDS encoding helix-turn-helix transcriptional regulator has product MENISIRMLRLPDVMAVTGLSRAAIYAKNNPKDKARFDADFPQRVQLSANAVAWPSDGLQAWLDKRIAASRKQHQQGAAA; this is encoded by the coding sequence ATGGAAAACATTTCTATCCGTATGCTTCGCCTGCCCGATGTGATGGCAGTTACAGGGCTATCACGGGCGGCGATTTATGCCAAAAACAATCCGAAAGACAAAGCGCGGTTTGATGCCGATTTTCCCCAGCGTGTGCAGTTGTCGGCCAATGCCGTTGCGTGGCCGTCTGACGGCTTACAGGCGTGGCTTGATAAGCGCATTGCAGCGAGCCGTAAACAACACCAGCAAGGAGC